One region of Sphingomonas bisphenolicum genomic DNA includes:
- a CDS encoding TonB-dependent siderophore receptor, with protein sequence MPVPARSALFASAMLLLPLHTAKAAEADASVTEKSEIIVTGIADHQTSSATGLALTPRETPQSITIINRERIEDYALTNVNDLLAQAVGINVERVETDRTQYNSRGFDVTNFQIDGIGLPLISGIQFGDMDTALFENVETIRGANAIMTGIGNPSATINYVRKRPLDEFRATVSAQAGSWNQWRLEGDVSVPLTDTLSARLIYAHEEKDSYLDYNHVNRDVMGGIVSWQVTPQLKATIGYARQENNADGVLWGALPLVYSDLTQISYPRSTSTSADWTYWNTTDQNAFAELAYGFDNGWSVKGVFTYKQFDEQAKLLYAFGTPDKQTGLGVYGMTGIYPSAFKQYLGDFYASGPVTLLGREHSVAFGVSTASAHSKEWEGFSADLLEYPDIGQWDEGLLAEPAYPDPYLASDYKDRLTRVYGAAHLKLTDKLKAVVGGSLMWLKTTGTAYTVDQYRKDSKFSPYAGLIFDLDKHVSLYASYTDIYNPQPEVDVDNHRLAPTKGTSLEAGIKSRWFDGRLYATAAVFRAKQSGLADYAGTFEDSVRSYYIGVDTTSTGFELEVAGNITDQWSLSGGYTHLDIEDDDGENTRTWLPTRTLKLSTTYMIPQLSDLKLGGQLRWQNAISTEADGATVRQKGYAVLDLMTSVKLAAHVSASVNVRNLTNSRYLNSLMWGQAYYAAPRSALATMRLDF encoded by the coding sequence ATGCCCGTTCCCGCTCGATCCGCCCTTTTCGCCAGCGCCATGTTGCTGCTGCCTCTCCACACCGCGAAAGCGGCCGAAGCGGATGCTTCGGTAACGGAGAAGAGCGAGATCATCGTCACCGGCATCGCCGATCATCAGACCAGCAGCGCAACGGGCCTGGCCCTGACGCCGCGCGAAACGCCGCAGTCGATCACCATCATCAATCGCGAGCGGATCGAGGATTATGCCCTCACCAATGTCAACGATCTCCTGGCGCAGGCGGTCGGCATCAATGTGGAGCGGGTCGAAACGGATCGCACGCAATATAACAGCCGCGGTTTCGACGTGACCAATTTCCAGATCGACGGCATCGGCCTGCCGCTGATTTCGGGCATCCAGTTCGGCGACATGGACACCGCCCTCTTCGAAAATGTGGAAACGATCCGCGGCGCCAATGCGATCATGACCGGGATCGGCAATCCGTCCGCAACGATCAATTATGTGCGCAAGCGACCGCTGGACGAATTCCGGGCGACAGTCTCCGCGCAGGCGGGATCGTGGAACCAGTGGCGGCTGGAAGGCGATGTGTCGGTGCCGCTGACCGACACCCTGTCTGCCCGGCTGATCTACGCCCATGAGGAGAAGGACAGCTATCTCGACTATAATCACGTCAACCGCGATGTGATGGGCGGTATCGTCAGTTGGCAGGTGACGCCACAGCTCAAAGCGACCATCGGTTATGCGCGGCAGGAAAATAACGCCGATGGCGTACTGTGGGGGGCGTTGCCTCTGGTCTATAGCGACCTTACCCAGATCAGCTATCCGCGCTCCACCTCCACCAGCGCCGACTGGACCTATTGGAACACGACCGACCAGAACGCCTTTGCCGAACTGGCCTATGGCTTCGACAATGGCTGGTCGGTCAAAGGCGTCTTCACCTACAAGCAGTTCGACGAGCAGGCAAAGCTGCTCTACGCCTTTGGCACGCCGGACAAGCAGACGGGCCTGGGCGTCTATGGCATGACCGGCATTTATCCGTCGGCCTTCAAACAATATCTGGGCGATTTCTATGCCTCCGGCCCCGTCACCCTGCTGGGCCGCGAACATAGCGTCGCTTTCGGCGTCTCGACCGCCTCCGCCCATAGCAAGGAGTGGGAAGGCTTTTCCGCCGATCTGCTGGAATATCCAGACATCGGCCAATGGGACGAGGGCCTGTTGGCCGAGCCGGCCTATCCCGATCCCTATCTGGCGTCCGACTATAAGGACCGCCTGACCCGCGTCTATGGCGCGGCGCACCTCAAGCTGACGGACAAGCTCAAGGCCGTGGTGGGCGGCAGCCTCATGTGGCTCAAGACAACCGGCACCGCCTATACGGTCGATCAATATCGCAAGGATAGCAAGTTCAGCCCCTATGCCGGCCTGATCTTCGATCTCGACAAGCATGTCTCGCTCTATGCGAGCTACACCGACATCTATAATCCGCAGCCCGAAGTGGATGTGGACAACCATCGTCTCGCTCCGACCAAGGGCACCAGCCTTGAGGCGGGAATCAAGAGCCGGTGGTTCGACGGTCGCCTCTACGCCACCGCCGCCGTCTTCCGCGCCAAGCAAAGCGGCCTGGCCGACTATGCCGGCACGTTCGAGGACAGCGTGCGCAGCTATTATATCGGCGTCGATACGACCTCGACCGGGTTCGAACTGGAGGTTGCCGGCAACATCACCGACCAGTGGAGCCTGAGCGGGGGCTATACCCATCTCGACATAGAGGATGACGACGGCGAGAACACCCGCACCTGGCTGCCGACGCGCACCCTGAAATTGTCGACGACCTATATGATTCCCCAACTCAGCGACCTCAAGCTGGGTGGACAGCTACGATGGCAGAATGCAATCAGCACGGAAGCGGACGGGGCGACCGTCCGGCAGAAGGGATATGCCGTGCTGGACCTGATGACGAGCGTGAAGCTGGCCGCGCATGTCAGCGCCAGCGTCAATGTGCGCAACCTCACCAACTCGCGCTATCTCAACAGCCTGATGTGGGGCCAGGCCTATTATGCCGCGCCGCGTAGCGCGCTGGCGACCATGAGGCTCGATTTTTGA
- a CDS encoding ketohydroxyglutarate aldolase, with amino-acid sequence MSKVSARPLRSGWRYRANVALRTIVGTVGAYGVAALAAAALARTLPMARVEAVTIATLMAYMVAPAVTIWAFLARGPWRAIAGVALAAAALGGIAWIAGQPA; translated from the coding sequence TTGAGCAAGGTTTCCGCTCGCCCGCTGCGCAGTGGTTGGCGTTATCGCGCCAATGTGGCTTTGCGCACGATCGTCGGGACGGTCGGCGCCTATGGCGTGGCGGCTCTCGCGGCGGCGGCGCTGGCGCGCACTTTGCCGATGGCACGGGTTGAGGCGGTGACGATCGCGACCCTGATGGCCTATATGGTGGCGCCCGCCGTTACGATCTGGGCCTTTCTGGCGCGCGGGCCGTGGCGCGCGATCGCTGGTGTCGCGCTGGCGGCGGCGGCGCTGGGCGGCATCGCCTGGATCGCGGGGCAACCGGCATGA
- a CDS encoding carboxylesterase/lipase family protein, whose translation MEMIVPTGAGLVRGAMVGGVARFLGVPYAAAPIGDRRFALPQPPECWDGVRDAQAPGASAPQRVRGVPGVDVEALVGKGWLPGEDYLTLNIWKPADDRTALPVMVFIHGGGFVLGSKDAAVQDGSAFARDGVLLVAINYRLGIEGFLPIPGIPTNLGLRDQIFALQWVRENIAAFGGDPANVTVFGESAGAMSVANLIASPLAKGLFRRAIAQSGHGAMTRDIGVAQRLVKALAKRVKIAPDAAGFRSVAPGDMLDAMEKVSLPTARLDLRDADGREPVFGISRFVPVHGDDVLPQKPLDALKAGAGAQVDLLIGTNAEEMNLYFVPTGVREKLGRLLATWFVHKHQPQARKLLKAYGMGAEGVKPGHAFTDALHDLVFRWPARRFAEEHRGRTHMYEFAWRSPLFGGPRSDGLGAAHAMELPFVFDTLASVTGPQGLCGEAPPQALADRVHRIWVDFATDGRLPWDAFTRDNRLVYRLAEGAAAYEPPMPCAPYLP comes from the coding sequence ATGGAGATGATCGTGCCGACGGGGGCCGGCCTGGTGCGCGGCGCGATGGTCGGTGGCGTCGCCCGCTTTCTGGGCGTCCCCTATGCCGCCGCGCCGATCGGCGACCGCCGCTTCGCCCTGCCGCAACCGCCCGAATGTTGGGACGGCGTGCGCGATGCGCAGGCACCCGGCGCCAGCGCGCCGCAGCGGGTGCGCGGCGTGCCGGGCGTCGATGTCGAGGCGCTGGTGGGCAAGGGCTGGCTTCCCGGCGAGGATTATCTGACCCTCAACATCTGGAAACCGGCTGACGATCGGACCGCGTTGCCGGTCATGGTCTTCATCCATGGCGGCGGTTTCGTTTTGGGCAGCAAGGACGCAGCGGTGCAGGACGGCAGCGCCTTCGCCCGCGACGGCGTGCTGCTGGTGGCGATCAATTATCGGCTCGGGATCGAAGGTTTCCTGCCTATTCCCGGGATCCCGACAAATCTGGGCCTGCGCGACCAGATTTTCGCGTTGCAATGGGTGCGGGAAAATATCGCGGCTTTTGGTGGTGATCCCGCCAACGTCACCGTCTTCGGCGAGTCCGCCGGGGCCATGTCGGTCGCGAACCTGATCGCCTCGCCGCTAGCCAAAGGGCTGTTCCGCCGCGCCATCGCGCAAAGCGGCCATGGCGCGATGACCCGCGACATCGGCGTTGCGCAACGCCTGGTGAAGGCGCTGGCGAAGCGGGTGAAGATCGCACCCGACGCCGCCGGATTCCGGTCGGTCGCACCGGGCGACATGCTGGACGCGATGGAGAAGGTCAGCCTGCCGACCGCGCGGCTCGACCTGCGCGACGCCGACGGGCGGGAGCCGGTGTTCGGCATCAGCCGCTTCGTCCCGGTCCATGGCGACGATGTCCTGCCGCAAAAACCGCTCGACGCGCTCAAGGCCGGGGCAGGGGCGCAGGTCGACCTGCTGATCGGCACCAATGCGGAGGAAATGAACCTCTATTTCGTGCCGACCGGCGTGCGGGAGAAGCTGGGCCGCCTGCTCGCGACCTGGTTCGTCCACAAGCATCAGCCGCAGGCGCGCAAGCTGCTCAAGGCCTATGGCATGGGCGCGGAGGGCGTGAAGCCCGGCCACGCCTTCACCGATGCCCTGCACGATCTGGTGTTCCGCTGGCCCGCCCGTCGTTTCGCCGAGGAGCATCGCGGGCGCACGCATATGTATGAGTTCGCATGGCGATCGCCGCTGTTCGGCGGCCCCCGATCCGACGGTTTGGGCGCGGCGCATGCGATGGAACTGCCTTTCGTCTTCGACACGCTGGCCAGCGTTACCGGCCCCCAAGGGCTGTGCGGCGAAGCGCCGCCGCAAGCGCTGGCCGACCGGGTCCATCGCATCTGGGTCGATTTCGCCACCGACGGCCGCCTGCCCTGGGATGCGTTCACGCGCGACAATCGGCTGGTCTATCGACTTGCGGAAGGGGCGGCAGCTTATGAACCACCCATGCCCTGCGCGCCTTATCTGCCCTGA